A stretch of Spirosoma oryzicola DNA encodes these proteins:
- a CDS encoding sodium:solute symporter family protein: MLLLLISLYLLSNVAVGAWAARRVTSAQDFVLAGRRLPLFLAASVTFATWFGSETIMGAPAMFIEGGVQAVIEEPFGSSLCLFLVGAFFARPLYRLNITTFSDYFRIRFGRSAELLSALMVIPSYFSWIAAQLVAIGIVLSVVTDVPREYCIIASATIVMIYTLLGGMWSISVTDFFHNLIIILAMLVLGVMLWNDVGGWETIQKRTPSGFFRFFPQATLKDWSTYIAAWITIGLGSIPQQDVFQRVMAAKTEDTSVRASFLASGMYLTIALIPLFIALSARLLHPDLPKDNQLIIPNMVMRHGNLALQVLFFGAVTSAILSVSSGAILAPATVFGENVVKFFRPDLSDQALLATIRWAVVVITIICVGMSTVRDTNIFDLVGESSAFSLVSLFVPLTAGIYWKRANLTGCLWSMGVGFVVWVACLWLNTNYEPILWGLLASILAMVLGSLISRQRQPVNQPTAL; the protein is encoded by the coding sequence ATGCTGCTCCTTCTGATTTCCCTATACCTTCTTTCCAACGTAGCGGTTGGTGCCTGGGCCGCCCGACGCGTGACAAGCGCCCAGGATTTCGTGCTGGCGGGCCGACGATTGCCGCTGTTTCTGGCCGCATCCGTTACGTTTGCGACCTGGTTTGGCTCGGAGACGATTATGGGTGCACCCGCTATGTTCATAGAAGGGGGTGTTCAGGCGGTTATCGAAGAACCGTTCGGATCGTCGCTTTGCTTATTTCTCGTCGGTGCGTTCTTTGCCCGCCCTCTCTACCGGCTCAACATCACGACATTCAGCGATTATTTCCGCATTCGGTTTGGCCGATCAGCCGAGCTTTTATCCGCGTTAATGGTCATTCCCTCCTATTTTAGCTGGATTGCGGCTCAACTGGTTGCCATCGGCATTGTGTTAAGCGTCGTGACTGATGTACCCCGTGAATACTGCATCATTGCCAGCGCAACCATCGTGATGATCTACACCCTGCTGGGTGGCATGTGGTCAATCTCGGTTACCGACTTTTTTCATAACCTGATCATCATTCTAGCCATGCTGGTTTTAGGCGTTATGCTTTGGAATGATGTGGGTGGCTGGGAAACGATTCAGAAGCGGACACCCAGCGGATTTTTTCGCTTCTTTCCCCAGGCGACGCTTAAAGACTGGTCGACGTACATAGCCGCCTGGATAACAATAGGACTTGGATCGATACCGCAGCAGGACGTTTTTCAACGCGTGATGGCGGCCAAAACCGAGGATACATCCGTCCGGGCTTCGTTCCTGGCATCGGGCATGTATCTGACAATCGCCCTGATCCCGCTTTTTATTGCTCTGAGCGCCCGGCTGCTACACCCTGACCTTCCCAAAGACAACCAGCTGATCATTCCGAACATGGTGATGCGGCACGGCAATCTGGCTTTACAAGTCTTATTCTTCGGTGCAGTTACATCGGCCATACTGAGCGTGTCGAGTGGGGCAATTCTGGCTCCGGCAACGGTCTTTGGCGAGAACGTGGTTAAATTCTTTCGTCCTGACCTGAGCGATCAGGCATTGCTGGCAACCATCCGCTGGGCGGTCGTCGTCATTACCATTATCTGCGTCGGCATGAGTACGGTCCGCGATACCAATATTTTTGATCTCGTAGGCGAATCGTCGGCTTTTAGCCTGGTGTCTCTTTTTGTCCCACTAACCGCTGGAATCTACTGGAAACGGGCAAACCTAACGGGTTGTCTGTGGTCGATGGGCGTTGGTTTTGTGGTTTGGGTAGCCTGTCTGTGGCTGAACACTAACTACGAACCGATTTTGTGGGGCCTGCTGGCCAGCATACTAGCAATGGTCCTGGGAAGTTTGATCAGTCGGCAAAGACAGCCCGTCAATCAGCCGACTGCTTTGTAA
- a CDS encoding inositol oxygenase, whose product MISETAPLASLDQWEDDLLSRYPEPTHKAKEDYRNYDTPERDTVREFYRLNHTYQTYAFVREKEQEFLKFDKKELPVWGAMEFLNTLVDDSDPDTDLDQLQHLLQTAEAIRADGHPDWFVLTGFLHDMGKVLCLFGEPQWAVVGDTFPVGCKHSDKIVYSEYFVNNPDSYDERYNTKYGVYEPNCGLRNVHMSWGHDEYLYQIMKDYMPEPALYMMRYHSFYSQHREEAYNHLMDDHDHEMFKWVHKFNPYDLYSKSPKPPVVSELKPYYEDLIAKYLPATLKL is encoded by the coding sequence ATGATCAGCGAAACCGCTCCCCTTGCCAGTCTCGATCAGTGGGAAGATGACTTACTGAGCCGTTATCCCGAGCCAACGCATAAAGCTAAAGAAGACTATCGGAACTACGATACGCCGGAGCGGGATACCGTTCGTGAGTTCTACCGGCTCAACCATACGTACCAGACGTATGCTTTTGTACGCGAGAAAGAGCAGGAATTTTTGAAATTCGATAAGAAAGAGCTACCCGTCTGGGGCGCTATGGAGTTTCTGAACACGCTCGTCGATGATTCGGACCCGGATACGGACCTCGATCAGCTTCAGCACCTGTTGCAGACTGCCGAAGCCATCCGCGCCGACGGTCACCCCGATTGGTTTGTGTTGACCGGCTTCCTGCACGACATGGGTAAAGTACTGTGTCTGTTTGGCGAGCCGCAGTGGGCAGTCGTTGGTGATACCTTCCCCGTAGGTTGCAAGCATTCGGATAAGATCGTTTACTCTGAATACTTTGTCAATAACCCGGATAGCTACGACGAACGGTATAATACCAAATATGGCGTCTACGAGCCAAACTGTGGCCTGCGTAACGTCCACATGTCGTGGGGTCATGATGAGTATCTGTATCAGATCATGAAAGATTACATGCCTGAACCGGCCTTGTACATGATGCGATACCACTCATTCTATTCGCAACACCGCGAAGAAGCCTATAACCACCTAATGGACGATCACGACCATGAGATGTTTAAATGGGTTCATAAATTCAACCCGTACGATCTGTATTCGAAAAGTCCGAAGCCACCGGTCGTAAGCGAACTAAAACCGTATTACGAGGATCTGATCGCCAAGTATTTGCCCGCAACGCTGAAACTGTAA
- a CDS encoding sodium:solute symporter family transporter: MNHLVTADYIVFFTYLVIVVGYGYWVYQRRRRSEVNTTDFFLAEGSLTWWAIGASLIASNISAEHFIGMAGSGFAMGLAISSYEWFAAATLVIVAVYFIPIYLRNHIYTMPQFLAQRYSNTVSTILAVFWLVVYVLVNLTSILYLGAIAIESLAGVSFTACTFGLAIFAIFITLGGMKVIGYTDVIQVAVLVFGGLVVTYLALQLVAQQSGDSSVWNGLLTLHEQANTHFHMFLPKGHPHYDALPGMALVTGGMWINNFSYWGCNQYIIQRALGADLKTARSGILFAAFLKLMIPLIVVIPGIAAFVLYQSGPFRDAMTDASGVVKPDHAYPVLMNLLPAGMKGLAFAALTAAIVASLAGKGNSISTIFTLDIYKKYIDKNASEQKLVNVGRWVVVVAFAIALTLAPLLRSLDQVYQYIQEYTNFITPGVLAIFLLGFFWKRATNRAALTVAILTIPLSTLLKFWPEVTELIGIQSDPIPFLHRTTWVFCIDVLLMVVVSLTDSVRVKGLIVDRQMFRVAPSFVAGSVVIFSILAVLYAVFW, translated from the coding sequence ATGAACCATCTCGTTACCGCTGATTACATCGTTTTTTTTACGTATCTAGTTATTGTTGTTGGTTACGGCTACTGGGTTTACCAACGAAGACGCCGGAGCGAGGTAAACACAACGGATTTTTTTCTGGCTGAAGGCTCGCTGACCTGGTGGGCTATCGGCGCTTCCCTGATTGCGTCGAATATATCTGCTGAACACTTCATTGGTATGGCGGGCTCTGGCTTTGCGATGGGCCTGGCAATTTCGTCGTACGAATGGTTTGCGGCTGCTACGTTGGTCATTGTGGCAGTCTACTTTATCCCGATCTATCTCCGAAACCACATTTATACCATGCCTCAGTTTCTGGCGCAGCGGTATAGCAACACGGTGAGTACCATTCTGGCCGTATTCTGGCTAGTCGTGTACGTGCTGGTTAATCTTACGTCTATTCTTTACCTAGGCGCTATCGCTATCGAGTCGCTGGCCGGGGTTTCATTTACGGCCTGCACCTTCGGACTGGCTATATTCGCTATTTTTATCACCCTTGGCGGCATGAAAGTAATCGGTTATACCGATGTGATTCAGGTTGCCGTGCTGGTGTTCGGCGGCTTGGTCGTTACGTATCTGGCCTTACAACTGGTGGCTCAGCAAAGCGGTGATTCAAGTGTCTGGAATGGATTACTGACGTTACACGAACAGGCGAACACGCATTTTCACATGTTTCTGCCGAAAGGCCATCCGCATTACGACGCTTTGCCCGGTATGGCGTTGGTAACGGGCGGTATGTGGATTAACAACTTTTCGTATTGGGGCTGTAACCAATACATCATTCAGCGGGCGTTGGGCGCGGATCTAAAGACAGCACGGAGCGGTATTCTGTTTGCCGCCTTCCTGAAGCTAATGATCCCGCTGATCGTAGTCATTCCGGGTATTGCCGCGTTCGTGCTGTACCAGAGCGGCCCGTTTCGCGACGCGATGACCGATGCATCGGGCGTCGTTAAACCCGACCATGCCTATCCGGTACTGATGAACTTACTACCCGCGGGTATGAAAGGTCTGGCGTTTGCCGCACTGACAGCCGCTATAGTAGCCTCGCTGGCGGGTAAAGGCAACTCGATCTCAACGATCTTTACGCTGGATATCTACAAAAAATACATCGACAAGAACGCGTCCGAACAGAAGCTAGTCAACGTTGGCCGCTGGGTTGTTGTCGTGGCTTTTGCCATCGCTCTTACGCTGGCCCCTCTGCTCCGGTCACTCGATCAGGTTTATCAGTACATTCAGGAATACACAAACTTTATTACTCCCGGTGTACTGGCCATTTTTCTGCTTGGCTTTTTCTGGAAACGCGCGACCAACCGGGCTGCCCTCACCGTTGCCATCCTGACCATTCCCCTGTCAACGCTGCTTAAGTTCTGGCCGGAAGTAACCGAACTGATCGGTATTCAGTCGGACCCCATTCCGTTTCTACACCGCACAACCTGGGTTTTCTGCATTGATGTACTGCTGATGGTTGTCGTGTCACTGACCGATTCGGTGCGAGTGAAAGGATTGATTGTTGATCGACAAATGTTTCGGGTAGCGCCTTCCTTTGTGGCTGGGTCAGTGGTCATATTCAGCATTTTGGCCGTTTTGTACGCTGTATTCTGGTAA
- the accC gene encoding acetyl-CoA carboxylase biotin carboxylase subunit: MFKKILIANRGEIALRIIRTCREMGIKTVAVYSTADRDSLHVRFADEAVCIGPPVSKQSYLSIPSIISAAEVTGADAIHPGYGFLSENAEFSQICADYGIKFIGATAEQINGMGDKATAKATMKIAGVPVIPGSDGLLESIEEGKALSAEMGYPVIIKATAGGGGRGMRIIRAENEFEKAWNDARTEAGAAFGNDGLYLEKFVEEPRHIEIQIVGDQYGRVCHLSERDCSIQRRHQKLVEETPSPIVSQDLRDRMGEAAIKGAQAIGYEGAGTVEFLVDKHGKFYFMEMNTRIQVEHPITEEVTDFDLIKEQIKVAAGVGISGQNYTPKLYAMECRINAEDPANGFRPSPGKITVLHMPGGHGVRVDSHVYMGYTIPPNYDSMIAKLIVSGQSREEVITRMKRALQEFVIEGIKTTIPFHIKLMDDPGFKSGQFTTAFLETFDFSTL; this comes from the coding sequence ATGTTCAAAAAAATATTAATCGCTAACCGAGGAGAAATCGCCCTGCGAATTATTCGGACGTGCCGCGAAATGGGTATAAAAACGGTCGCTGTTTACTCAACGGCTGACCGGGATAGCCTACACGTGCGCTTCGCCGACGAGGCTGTTTGCATTGGCCCACCCGTCAGCAAACAATCGTACCTGAGTATCCCCAGCATCATTTCGGCTGCCGAAGTCACAGGCGCGGATGCGATTCATCCGGGCTACGGCTTCCTGTCGGAAAACGCTGAATTTTCGCAGATCTGCGCCGATTACGGGATAAAGTTCATAGGAGCGACCGCCGAACAGATCAACGGCATGGGCGACAAGGCAACCGCCAAGGCAACGATGAAAATCGCTGGTGTTCCGGTTATTCCGGGTTCCGATGGCTTGCTGGAATCGATTGAAGAAGGCAAAGCATTGTCTGCGGAAATGGGCTATCCCGTTATCATCAAAGCAACGGCCGGTGGTGGTGGACGCGGGATGCGGATTATCCGGGCGGAGAACGAATTCGAGAAAGCCTGGAACGACGCCCGTACGGAAGCAGGAGCTGCCTTCGGAAACGATGGTCTTTACCTCGAAAAATTTGTAGAAGAACCCCGTCACATTGAGATCCAGATTGTTGGTGATCAATACGGACGCGTGTGCCACCTCTCCGAACGGGATTGCTCTATCCAACGTCGGCACCAGAAACTGGTGGAAGAAACCCCTTCACCCATCGTTTCGCAGGATCTTCGCGACCGGATGGGAGAAGCAGCCATCAAAGGTGCTCAAGCTATCGGCTACGAAGGAGCCGGAACGGTTGAATTCCTGGTCGATAAGCACGGGAAGTTCTACTTCATGGAGATGAACACCCGGATTCAGGTTGAACACCCGATCACCGAAGAAGTAACGGATTTCGATTTGATTAAAGAGCAGATCAAAGTAGCCGCTGGCGTTGGAATCTCGGGACAGAATTATACACCGAAATTGTACGCTATGGAGTGCCGGATCAACGCCGAAGATCCAGCGAACGGTTTCCGCCCATCGCCGGGAAAAATTACCGTCCTGCACATGCCGGGTGGTCATGGCGTTCGGGTCGATAGCCACGTGTACATGGGTTATACCATTCCACCGAACTACGACTCAATGATTGCCAAACTGATTGTATCAGGGCAGTCGCGGGAAGAAGTAATTACCCGGATGAAGCGGGCTTTGCAGGAATTTGTGATCGAAGGTATCAAAACGACCATTCCGTTCCATATCAAGCTTATGGACGACCCCGGCTTCAAATCGGGTCAGTTCACAACCGCATTCCTGGAAACGTTCGATTTTAGCACGTTGTAG
- a CDS encoding Dps family protein, with amino-acid sequence MNAITHIEALDTPSDLKEKGREKVAEAINRLVADSFALYIKTKNYHWHMSGRHFRDYHLLLDEQADQIFATIDPLAERVRKIGGNTIRSVAHIAQLQRVKDNDEDFVAPKDMLADLIDENKKMAKNMRDAHQICDDAEDVATASLLENYIDETERRTWFLFETTRELN; translated from the coding sequence ATGAACGCTATCACCCATATCGAAGCGCTTGATACACCTTCTGACTTGAAAGAAAAAGGAAGAGAGAAGGTTGCAGAAGCTATAAACAGACTTGTTGCCGATTCATTTGCGCTATATATCAAAACGAAAAACTACCACTGGCATATGTCCGGTCGTCACTTCCGTGATTACCACTTGCTGCTGGATGAGCAGGCCGACCAGATCTTCGCTACAATTGACCCACTAGCCGAGCGCGTTCGGAAAATCGGTGGGAACACCATCCGGTCGGTGGCTCACATTGCACAGCTGCAACGGGTAAAAGACAACGACGAGGATTTTGTAGCTCCCAAAGACATGCTGGCCGATCTGATCGATGAGAACAAAAAAATGGCCAAGAACATGCGCGATGCTCACCAGATCTGCGACGACGCAGAAGACGTAGCAACGGCGAGTTTGCTGGAAAACTACATCGACGAAACCGAACGTCGTACCTGGTTCCTGTTTGAAACGACGCGTGAACTGAACTAA
- the efp gene encoding elongation factor P has translation MATTADIRNGLVLNFNNDLFQITEFQHVKPGKGAAFVRTKLKSLTTGRVIDNTFNSGVTIYPVRVERRKFQFLYKDEAGYNFMDQESFDQINIDEKLVDGSDLMKEGQEVEILINAENDTPLSCELPPFVELEVTYAEPGIKGDTANSPKKRVEVESGAKIMVPLFIESGEKIRVDTRTRDYVERVK, from the coding sequence ATGGCAACGACCGCAGACATCCGCAACGGACTAGTCTTAAACTTCAACAACGACCTCTTCCAGATTACTGAGTTTCAGCACGTGAAACCCGGTAAAGGCGCGGCTTTTGTGCGTACCAAACTAAAAAGCCTTACTACAGGTCGGGTGATCGACAATACGTTCAACTCGGGCGTAACGATTTACCCTGTTCGGGTTGAGCGCCGGAAATTCCAGTTTCTTTACAAAGACGAAGCGGGTTATAACTTTATGGACCAGGAATCGTTTGATCAAATTAACATCGATGAGAAACTCGTTGATGGCTCCGATCTGATGAAAGAAGGCCAGGAAGTTGAAATTCTGATCAATGCTGAAAATGACACTCCGCTTTCGTGCGAATTACCGCCATTCGTTGAGCTGGAAGTGACCTACGCCGAGCCAGGTATTAAAGGCGATACAGCCAACAGCCCTAAAAAGCGGGTCGAAGTTGAGTCGGGAGCCAAAATCATGGTACCACTCTTCATCGAGTCAGGTGAAAAAATTCGAGTTGATACCCGTACACGGGATTATGTAGAACGCGTGAAATAA
- a CDS encoding anthranilate phosphoribosyltransferase, with the protein MSIVNLDLDSPADTALGRGIKHIGIGKYGSKPLSAELLAECRAALEDPMSHPLQRGAFLGALIAKGPTPAEMTLEDVIGKGAFSHPTFFINKVCPDLPIGMHPIATKLVRGHNLQISEAHQLGDYLFGDGDCETFRGLAASILRVRHETNEEYLGLMRAAEQTYSPGFAPISCADRPLIQLAEPFDGVDNSYLITPLLGQFFQKRGYGAVSMVGRSGGPKFTLNALDLYMHMGCQFLQSNHELDTPLGRYGWVLDQKALSPALNHWVDRRHTIIKRPFLATLEKVLNPCHAQILVTSVFHITYQMKMAELALMAGFDAAIVLKRGLEGSLAPSTSRSTGILCAVRTPRGHMFHQNFEGDSSAFTAFRTESDVQYENPLASDNARLVQRFMDEGQTNNADFDNRVHFAHALYGRGLDWVEAQLQYTN; encoded by the coding sequence ATGTCAATCGTAAATCTGGATCTGGATTCGCCCGCTGATACGGCGCTTGGTCGAGGAATCAAACACATTGGCATTGGTAAATACGGTAGTAAGCCGCTTTCCGCCGAACTACTGGCGGAGTGCCGTGCTGCCCTCGAAGATCCTATGTCGCATCCGCTTCAACGGGGAGCTTTTCTGGGAGCCCTGATCGCTAAGGGACCCACGCCTGCCGAAATGACGTTGGAGGACGTGATCGGTAAAGGCGCATTCTCACATCCTACGTTTTTTATTAACAAGGTTTGTCCTGATTTGCCGATTGGTATGCATCCGATTGCCACCAAACTGGTGCGAGGACATAACCTGCAAATCAGTGAAGCACATCAACTAGGCGATTATTTGTTTGGTGATGGCGACTGCGAAACATTTCGTGGGTTAGCCGCCAGCATTTTACGCGTCAGACACGAAACCAACGAAGAATATCTGGGGCTGATGCGAGCCGCCGAGCAAACCTATTCACCAGGATTTGCGCCGATCAGTTGTGCCGACCGCCCCTTGATACAATTGGCTGAGCCGTTCGATGGGGTGGACAACAGCTACCTGATTACACCCCTGTTGGGGCAATTTTTTCAGAAGCGCGGCTACGGTGCCGTCTCTATGGTTGGACGTTCGGGCGGGCCGAAATTTACGCTCAATGCGCTTGATCTGTACATGCACATGGGCTGTCAGTTCCTGCAAAGCAACCACGAACTGGATACACCGTTGGGTCGCTACGGCTGGGTGCTCGATCAGAAAGCCCTGTCTCCCGCGTTGAACCATTGGGTAGACCGGCGACACACGATCATCAAGCGCCCTTTTCTGGCTACCTTGGAGAAAGTGCTTAACCCTTGTCACGCGCAAATTCTGGTAACGTCGGTCTTCCACATCACGTATCAAATGAAAATGGCCGAACTGGCGTTGATGGCGGGTTTCGACGCAGCTATCGTCCTGAAACGTGGTCTGGAAGGAAGTCTTGCCCCGTCAACCAGCCGGTCAACTGGAATCTTATGCGCCGTCCGGACTCCACGGGGACATATGTTTCATCAGAACTTTGAAGGTGATTCTTCCGCGTTTACGGCGTTCCGTACCGAGAGCGACGTACAATACGAGAATCCGCTGGCTTCGGATAATGCTCGGCTTGTCCAGCGGTTTATGGACGAAGGGCAAACGAACAATGCGGATTTTGATAACCGGGTACATTTTGCTCATGCGCTGTATGGGCGTGGGCTGGATTGGGTAGAAGCGCAACTGCAATACACCAATTAG
- the accB gene encoding acetyl-CoA carboxylase biotin carboxyl carrier protein — protein MSTQDIQQLIDFISQSGLDEVNIETTDLKISVKRYGSGAPVVAAAAPAPAAPAPVAALQPQPVAAPAQTAAAAPTVAAPKADSSNYVTIKSPMIGTFYRSSNPETPSFVEVGDTVSEGKVVCIIEAMKLFNEIESEVSGRIVKVLVENATPVEYDQPLFLVEPI, from the coding sequence ATGAGCACACAAGACATTCAGCAACTAATTGACTTCATCTCTCAATCGGGATTAGATGAGGTAAATATCGAAACGACTGACCTCAAGATCAGCGTAAAGCGCTACGGATCAGGCGCGCCTGTCGTTGCCGCAGCCGCTCCAGCGCCCGCTGCCCCTGCACCAGTAGCCGCTCTACAACCGCAGCCAGTAGCAGCCCCAGCACAAACAGCCGCAGCCGCCCCGACAGTGGCAGCCCCCAAAGCTGATTCATCAAACTACGTTACCATCAAATCGCCCATGATTGGTACATTCTACCGGTCATCCAACCCCGAAACACCTTCATTTGTAGAGGTAGGCGACACTGTAAGCGAAGGAAAAGTAGTCTGCATCATAGAAGCCATGAAACTGTTCAACGAAATTGAATCCGAAGTTTCTGGACGCATCGTTAAGGTGCTTGTCGAAAATGCAACGCCGGTTGAATATGATCAGCCCTTATTTTTGGTAGAACCTATTTAA
- a CDS encoding NUDIX hydrolase → MKVRPSALIWRQNANQAEVLLMRYNYGGQDVYALPGGNPDRGEILTETVVREIQEELGVSVDVGEMILAGEMLLSQRNDDVLHIVFATRNLQGQPALNPAETTAHELVWQPVNVLDKLNMYPNIGAKIQPWFSSATYLGYVGRIEQQYFG, encoded by the coding sequence ATGAAAGTTCGCCCATCTGCTCTTATCTGGCGCCAGAATGCCAATCAAGCGGAAGTATTATTGATGCGTTATAACTACGGTGGTCAGGATGTGTACGCGTTGCCGGGTGGCAATCCGGATCGGGGCGAAATCCTGACTGAAACGGTTGTCCGAGAAATCCAGGAAGAATTAGGGGTTTCGGTCGATGTGGGCGAAATGATTCTGGCGGGCGAAATGCTACTGTCGCAACGGAATGATGATGTTCTGCACATTGTGTTTGCTACCCGCAATCTCCAGGGGCAACCAGCGCTGAATCCCGCCGAAACAACCGCGCACGAACTGGTCTGGCAACCCGTTAATGTACTCGACAAACTAAATATGTATCCGAACATCGGCGCGAAAATTCAACCCTGGTTTAGCTCGGCTACGTATCTTGGCTACGTCGGACGCATCGAACAGCAATACTTTGGTTAG
- a CDS encoding DinB family protein, whose amino-acid sequence MLVQTLKSLFGRDLARLKHEISLYKDESRIWYIEKEIANSAGNLCLHLIGNLNTYIGAELGKTAYVRYRELEFSRKDVPKHELIRMVEETDAVVQKTLDTVTSEQLDEEYPMLVFEEKTTTGYLLVHLTTHLTYHLGQINYHRRLLDN is encoded by the coding sequence ATGCTTGTACAGACCTTGAAAAGCTTATTTGGCCGGGATTTAGCCCGGTTGAAGCACGAGATTAGCCTTTACAAAGACGAAAGCCGGATTTGGTACATTGAAAAAGAAATTGCCAACTCTGCCGGTAATCTGTGTTTGCACCTGATTGGTAACCTGAATACGTACATCGGCGCTGAACTCGGCAAGACGGCCTATGTGCGCTATCGTGAGCTAGAGTTCTCGCGCAAGGATGTACCGAAGCACGAACTCATTCGGATGGTTGAGGAAACGGATGCTGTTGTCCAGAAGACGCTTGATACGGTAACCAGCGAGCAACTCGACGAGGAGTACCCTATGCTGGTTTTCGAGGAAAAAACGACAACTGGCTATCTGCTCGTACACCTGACAACTCACTTGACGTATCACCTCGGACAGATCAATTACCACCGGCGGTTGCTGGATAATTGA
- the lhgO gene encoding L-2-hydroxyglutarate oxidase, giving the protein MTDVVIIGGGIVGLATALQLKQQRPNLKVVLIEKEPAVARHQTGHNSGVIHSGLYYKPGSLKATNCIRGYHMLIDFCNAEGIPYDLCGKIVVATKQEELPQLDTLYQRGQQNGLTGLKKLSLPEMREIEPHVNGVAGMFVPQTGIIDYKQVSEKYAEKFQQLGGEIRLAERVEQVTPGTSLSIVVTNKARYETKLVVNCAGLYSDKIAQLTQPVDVRIVPFRGEYFKIRPQKEYLVKNLIYPVPDPNFPFLGVHFTRMVHGGVEAGPNAVLAFRREGYSKSDINLKELFEILAWPGFQKVAAKYWETGLGEMYRSFSKAAFTKALQALIPDVQEADLEDGGAGVRAQACDRNGGLLDDFAILETDKAINVINAPSPAATSSLSIGKTVSEKVLIRF; this is encoded by the coding sequence ATGACAGACGTAGTAATTATTGGCGGTGGCATTGTGGGTTTAGCCACGGCGCTGCAACTGAAACAGCAACGACCAAACTTAAAAGTCGTTTTGATCGAAAAAGAACCAGCGGTGGCCCGCCACCAGACTGGTCATAACAGTGGTGTTATTCACTCCGGGCTGTATTACAAACCGGGTAGCCTGAAAGCCACGAATTGCATCCGGGGTTACCACATGCTGATCGATTTTTGTAACGCCGAAGGGATTCCCTACGACCTTTGCGGAAAAATTGTGGTAGCCACCAAGCAGGAAGAACTGCCGCAACTGGATACCCTTTACCAGCGTGGTCAACAGAACGGCTTAACGGGCCTGAAAAAATTGTCGCTGCCCGAAATGCGCGAGATTGAGCCTCACGTAAACGGAGTCGCCGGGATGTTTGTGCCCCAGACGGGGATCATCGATTATAAGCAGGTATCCGAGAAATACGCGGAGAAGTTTCAACAGCTGGGTGGCGAAATCCGGCTAGCCGAACGCGTTGAGCAGGTAACTCCCGGTACTAGCCTGAGCATCGTCGTGACGAACAAAGCGCGTTACGAAACAAAGCTGGTCGTCAACTGCGCCGGTCTGTATTCGGATAAAATCGCGCAGTTAACCCAGCCCGTCGATGTGCGTATTGTGCCGTTCCGGGGCGAGTATTTCAAGATTCGTCCCCAGAAGGAGTACCTGGTCAAAAACCTGATTTATCCGGTTCCTGATCCAAATTTTCCGTTTCTCGGCGTTCACTTTACCCGTATGGTTCATGGGGGTGTCGAAGCGGGGCCTAATGCGGTACTGGCCTTTCGGCGGGAAGGCTATTCTAAATCCGATATTAACCTGAAAGAGCTATTCGAGATATTGGCGTGGCCGGGTTTTCAGAAGGTGGCGGCTAAATACTGGGAAACGGGATTGGGTGAAATGTATCGTTCGTTTTCGAAAGCGGCCTTTACGAAAGCTTTGCAGGCGTTAATTCCCGACGTGCAGGAAGCCGACCTCGAAGATGGTGGGGCGGGTGTCCGGGCGCAGGCCTGTGACCGGAACGGCGGTCTCCTCGACGACTTTGCTATTCTGGAAACCGATAAAGCCATTAACGTCATCAACGCCCCTTCTCCCGCAGCAACCTCGTCATTGTCAATTGGGAAAACGGTATCCGAAAAAGTTCTAATCCGCTTTTAA